The genomic DNA TCTAATGAGAGGGGTAGTAATGAAAATAATAATAAGATGATTAGGAGATTTATTCCTAAGGGTAGGTCTATGAATAAATTAAGAAAAAAAGATGTTAAATTTATTGAAAATTTTATGAATAATTATCCTAGAAAAATTTTCAATTCTTCAACATCTTATGAAGTTTATGAATGTCTTTTAAATCTTGTTTAAGTTGTTTTTGGACATTTACTTTTGGAATTTAGGAGTTTTATCTGAACTTCCATTTTCAGTTCCATTTTCATTTACTATCTTAGCATCTTTATCCATATGATAAATATCTTTAAACTCTAAATCTGTTCCATTTAAATTTAAAGTTCCACCTCTATGACC from Streptobacillus ratti includes the following:
- a CDS encoding IS30 family transposase, with the translated sequence NKYVIHSITSDNGSEFSNVKYITDLDIKWYFAHPYCSNERGSNENNNKMIRRFIPKGRSMNKLRKKDVKFIENFMNNYPRKIFNSSTSYEVYECLLNLV